One Sphingomonas sp. LHG3406-1 genomic window carries:
- a CDS encoding alpha-glucosidase translates to MSSAAPHAEALTPAVASRAEPWWRGATIYQIYPRSFCDSDGDGVGDLKGIAARLDHVARLGTDAVWISPFFTSPMRDFGYDVADYRSVDPIFGTNEDFDAVVARAHQLGLKVLIDLVFAHTSDQHPWFQESRAGRTGDKADWYVWADPKPDGSPPNNWQSVFGGPSWTWDARREQYFMHNFLKEQPQLNGHHPAVQEALLDIVRFWLERGVDGFRFDAINFMMHDPALTDNPPVERPRQRTRPFDFQHHYHNQSQPEILPFLEKLRALCDSHNAAFALAEVGGEQAQREMGDYTAPGRLHSAYGFDFLYADRLTPALVADSARHWPDRPDMGWPSWAFENHDAPRAVSRWVAPEHVAQFARTKMLLLGALRGSIILYQGEELGLTQVEVPFELLQDPEAIANWPQTLSRDGVRTPMPWASGEPGHGFTSGRPWLPFGGDHAAMSVDRQEADPDSLLHFTRRVLRLRNEHPELRLGALEIVEASEQLLVFDRVRNGTRLRCKFNLSPTHQGCQLSDPLFSTGEVGPQSLGPYAAVIEVL, encoded by the coding sequence ATGTCATCTGCCGCGCCGCACGCTGAGGCGCTGACCCCCGCCGTCGCGTCGCGTGCCGAGCCCTGGTGGCGCGGCGCGACCATCTACCAGATCTATCCGCGCAGCTTCTGCGACAGCGATGGGGACGGGGTGGGCGACCTCAAGGGCATTGCCGCACGGCTCGACCATGTGGCGAGGCTCGGCACCGACGCGGTGTGGATCTCGCCCTTCTTCACCTCGCCGATGCGCGACTTCGGCTATGACGTCGCCGATTATCGCTCGGTCGACCCCATCTTCGGCACCAACGAGGATTTCGACGCGGTAGTGGCGCGCGCCCACCAGCTCGGCCTCAAGGTCCTGATCGACCTCGTCTTCGCCCACACCAGCGACCAGCATCCCTGGTTCCAGGAAAGCCGCGCCGGCCGGACCGGCGACAAGGCCGACTGGTACGTCTGGGCCGACCCCAAGCCCGACGGCTCGCCGCCCAACAACTGGCAGTCCGTGTTCGGCGGTCCGAGCTGGACCTGGGACGCGCGGCGCGAACAATATTTCATGCACAATTTCCTGAAGGAGCAGCCGCAGCTCAACGGGCATCATCCGGCGGTGCAGGAAGCGCTGCTCGACATTGTGCGCTTCTGGTTGGAACGGGGTGTTGACGGCTTCCGCTTCGATGCCATCAACTTCATGATGCACGATCCGGCGCTGACCGATAATCCGCCGGTGGAGCGGCCCAGGCAGCGGACCCGGCCGTTCGACTTCCAGCACCATTATCACAACCAGTCGCAGCCGGAGATCCTGCCCTTTCTCGAGAAATTGCGGGCGCTGTGCGACAGCCATAATGCGGCGTTCGCACTGGCCGAGGTGGGCGGCGAGCAGGCGCAGCGGGAAATGGGCGACTATACGGCGCCAGGCCGGCTCCACAGCGCCTACGGCTTCGACTTCCTCTATGCCGACCGACTGACCCCGGCGCTGGTCGCCGACAGTGCCCGGCACTGGCCTGACCGGCCCGACATGGGCTGGCCAAGCTGGGCGTTCGAGAACCATGACGCACCGCGCGCCGTGTCGCGCTGGGTGGCGCCCGAGCATGTCGCGCAGTTCGCGCGCACCAAGATGCTGCTGCTCGGGGCGCTGCGCGGGTCGATCATCCTCTACCAGGGCGAGGAGCTTGGCCTGACCCAGGTCGAGGTGCCGTTCGAGCTGCTGCAGGATCCCGAGGCGATCGCCAACTGGCCGCAGACGCTGAGCCGCGACGGCGTGCGCACGCCGATGCCGTGGGCATCGGGCGAGCCCGGGCACGGCTTTACCAGCGGCCGCCCGTGGCTTCCGTTCGGCGGCGACCATGCGGCGATGAGCGTCGACCGCCAGGAGGCCGATCCCGATTCGCTGCTGCATTTCACCCGCCGAGTCCTCAGGCTCCGCAACGAGCATCCGGAACTGCGCCTGGGGGCCCTGGAGATCGTCGAGGCGAGCGAGCAGCTGCTGGTGTTCGACCGCGTCCGCAACGGAACCCGGCTGCGTTGCAAGTTCAACCTGTCGCCGACCCACCAGGGCTGCCAGCTGAGCGACCCGCTTTTTTCCACCGGCGAGGTAGGGCCGCAGTCGCTCGGTCCCTATGCTGCCGTGATCGAGGTACTCTGA
- a CDS encoding glycoside hydrolase family 97 protein produces MRFLLAVTALFLAAPALAQAPVATAASPSGTLQLSVTINGEGRIGYAVARGSTPVIGESHLGFLFTDGPQMLRNMELKGQEKGSRDSTWEQPWGEWRTVRDRHNELALTFQERDKLKRTLRVRFRLFDNAVAFRYELPEQPNLRTANIVEELTQFRVLGSGRAWWAPAFESNREEYLYNDTPITGVGTAQTPFTMRRDDGLHVAIHEAALVDYSGMNVAHVEGGLMKAVLTPSSSGPKVVRDTPFETPWRVVLITPDAPSLYHANTVFLNLNEPNKLGDVSWVRPQKYVGIWWGMHLDTQSWASGPKHGATTAYAKRMIDFAARHGFRGLLVEGWNKGWDGDWFATGDTFSFTEPYPDYDLRGIAAYGKRKGVHLIGHHETSANIAHYERQLGPALDLARAVDMEAIKTGYVSDAGGVQALDANGRKIFEWHEGQVMSRHHLKVVEEAAKRRIAINAHEPIKDTGLRRTYPNWVSREGQRGMEYNAWAVPKNPPSYDTALVFTRMLGGPMDFTPGILSLKGRGDTPIPSTLARQLAYYVTIYSPIQMAADLPENYEANMAAFQFIKDVAVDWDETRMLDGAVGDHAVFARRERGASTWFMGGITDEEARNVDLPLSFLEPGRRYRAEIYRDGEGADFRTNPRAIAIEKRTVTAGDRMALRMAPGGGFAVRFVRLGR; encoded by the coding sequence ATGCGCTTCCTTCTTGCCGTCACCGCCCTGTTCCTTGCCGCGCCCGCGCTGGCCCAGGCCCCCGTCGCCACCGCGGCATCTCCTTCCGGCACGCTGCAGCTATCGGTGACGATCAACGGCGAAGGCCGGATCGGCTATGCGGTGGCGCGCGGGTCGACGCCGGTGATCGGCGAAAGCCATCTCGGCTTCCTGTTCACCGACGGGCCGCAGATGCTCCGCAACATGGAGCTGAAGGGGCAGGAGAAGGGCAGCCGCGACTCGACGTGGGAGCAGCCGTGGGGCGAATGGCGCACGGTGCGCGACCGCCACAATGAGCTGGCACTGACCTTTCAGGAGCGCGACAAGCTGAAGCGCACCCTGCGCGTTCGCTTCCGGTTGTTCGATAATGCGGTCGCCTTCCGCTACGAATTGCCGGAGCAGCCGAACCTCAGGACAGCCAATATCGTCGAGGAGCTGACCCAGTTCCGCGTGCTCGGGTCCGGCCGCGCCTGGTGGGCACCGGCGTTCGAGAGCAACCGCGAGGAATATCTCTACAACGATACGCCGATCACCGGCGTCGGCACCGCCCAGACGCCCTTCACCATGCGGCGCGACGACGGACTGCACGTCGCCATCCACGAGGCGGCGCTGGTCGACTATTCGGGCATGAACGTCGCCCACGTCGAGGGCGGGCTCATGAAGGCGGTGCTGACGCCCTCGTCGAGCGGCCCCAAGGTGGTCCGCGACACGCCGTTCGAGACGCCGTGGCGGGTGGTGCTGATCACCCCGGACGCGCCCTCGCTCTACCATGCCAACACGGTGTTCCTGAACCTGAACGAGCCCAACAAGCTCGGCGACGTCAGCTGGGTGCGCCCGCAGAAATATGTCGGCATCTGGTGGGGCATGCACCTCGACACGCAGAGCTGGGCATCGGGACCGAAGCATGGCGCGACCACGGCCTATGCGAAGCGGATGATCGACTTTGCCGCCAGGCACGGCTTCCGCGGCTTGCTGGTCGAGGGCTGGAACAAGGGCTGGGACGGCGACTGGTTCGCAACCGGCGACACCTTCAGCTTCACCGAGCCCTATCCCGACTACGACCTCCGCGGCATCGCCGCCTACGGCAAGCGCAAGGGCGTGCACCTGATCGGGCACCATGAGACGAGCGCCAACATCGCCCATTACGAGCGGCAGCTCGGGCCCGCGCTCGACCTTGCCCGCGCCGTCGACATGGAGGCGATCAAGACCGGTTATGTGTCCGACGCCGGCGGCGTGCAGGCGCTTGATGCCAACGGCCGGAAGATCTTCGAATGGCACGAGGGCCAGGTCATGAGCCGCCATCACCTCAAGGTGGTGGAGGAGGCGGCAAAGCGGCGCATCGCCATCAATGCGCACGAGCCGATCAAGGACACCGGGCTGCGCCGAACCTACCCCAACTGGGTCAGCCGCGAGGGCCAGCGCGGCATGGAATATAACGCCTGGGCAGTGCCGAAGAACCCGCCCAGCTATGACACCGCACTGGTGTTCACCCGAATGCTCGGCGGGCCGATGGACTTCACCCCGGGCATCCTCAGCCTGAAGGGCCGCGGCGACACGCCGATCCCCTCGACGCTGGCGCGGCAGCTGGCGTATTACGTGACCATCTATTCGCCGATCCAGATGGCGGCTGACCTGCCGGAGAATTACGAAGCGAACATGGCCGCCTTCCAGTTCATCAAGGACGTGGCGGTCGACTGGGACGAGACGCGCATGCTGGACGGCGCGGTCGGCGACCATGCGGTGTTCGCGCGGCGGGAGCGTGGCGCATCGACCTGGTTCATGGGCGGGATCACCGACGAGGAAGCCCGCAATGTCGACCTCCCCCTCTCCTTCCTCGAGCCCGGGCGGCGCTATCGCGCGGAGATCTATCGTGACGGTGAGGGTGCGGACTTCCGCACCAACCCGCGGGCGATCGCGATCGAGAAGCGGACGGTGACCGCGGGCGACCGCATGGCGTTGCGCATGGCGCCGGGCGGCGGCTTCGCGGTGCGCTTCGTGAGGCTCGGAAGGTAA
- a CDS encoding alpha/beta hydrolase-fold protein: protein MRWLLAIAALLFALAAPASAQGRFVEFDQPADIGQVHVTVWLPPGYDRDTKRRYPVLYMHDGQNVFFPKRSNFNKVWAADKAALKLIESRKVAPFMIVAVDHPGATRYLRYFPTRVVSGAFRQGIEGFAKGKLAGDDYLTFLAGTLKPEIDKRYRTRSQPRYTAVAGSSMGGLISLYALTERADVFGKAAAVSTHSPLIDPGLLGQQPAMAEGVKSDWRRYLSTRLGAPQGRRLWMDHGTETLDANYAPYQAVLDEGVAAAGWTRGTDFESRVYKGTAHEENAWAARLPEVLGWLLADWKK, encoded by the coding sequence ATGCGCTGGCTGCTCGCGATTGCGGCGTTGCTGTTCGCCCTCGCCGCACCCGCGTCGGCACAGGGCCGCTTCGTCGAGTTCGACCAGCCGGCCGACATCGGCCAGGTGCATGTCACGGTGTGGCTGCCGCCCGGATATGATCGTGACACGAAGCGACGCTATCCGGTGCTGTACATGCACGACGGGCAGAACGTCTTCTTTCCCAAGCGCTCCAACTTCAACAAGGTGTGGGCGGCGGACAAGGCGGCGCTGAAGCTGATCGAAAGCCGCAAGGTGGCGCCGTTCATGATCGTCGCGGTCGATCATCCGGGCGCCACGCGCTACCTGCGCTACTTCCCGACGCGGGTGGTCAGTGGGGCCTTCCGCCAGGGCATCGAAGGCTTCGCCAAGGGCAAGCTTGCCGGCGACGACTATCTGACCTTCCTCGCGGGCACGCTGAAGCCGGAGATCGACAAGCGTTACCGCACCCGCAGCCAGCCCCGCTACACGGCGGTTGCAGGATCGAGCATGGGCGGGCTGATCAGCCTCTACGCGCTGACCGAGCGCGCCGACGTGTTCGGCAAGGCGGCGGCCGTGTCGACCCACAGCCCGCTGATCGATCCCGGCCTGCTCGGCCAGCAGCCGGCGATGGCGGAAGGGGTGAAGAGCGACTGGCGCCGCTACCTGTCCACCCGTCTCGGCGCGCCGCAGGGGCGCAGGCTGTGGATGGACCATGGCACCGAGACGCTCGACGCCAATTACGCGCCCTATCAGGCGGTGCTGGACGAAGGCGTCGCGGCGGCCGGCTGGACGCGCGGCACCGACTTCGAGAGCCGCGTCTACAAGGGCACGGCCCACGAGGAGAATGCGTGGGCGGCGCGGCTTCCGGAGGTGCTCGGCTGGCTGCTGGCGGACTGGAAGAAGTGA
- a CDS encoding alpha-amylase family glycosyl hydrolase, with amino-acid sequence MTAAQPAAAPTADFRSRLPEDEVIYFLLPDRFDNGDPRNDRGGLKGGALQTGFDPTHKGFYHGGDLKGLVRRLDYLQGMGVTAIWFAPIFKNKPVQGPKGGESAGYHGYWVTDFTRVDPHFGENGDFKAFVDAAHARGMKVYMDIITNHTADVIKFAECEAMNACPYRSIADYPYQRRGGLNGAPINPGFMGETVRTAENFARLTDPNYAYTLNTDSREKNVKVPAWLNDPLLYHNRGDTVFRGESNAMGDFVGLDDLMTEHPKVVAGMIDVYGSWIDRFGIDGFRIDTARHVNPEFWQQFVPAMLARAKARGIPNFHIFGEVANDDFSPGFLAKHTVEDKLPTVLDFAFKQAALRSLASGQPTEIWREFLNQDVLYAGGKATAKQLPTFLGNHDQGRFAYYVREGNKAASPDELLARVKLGHVLMFTWRGVPTVYYGDEQGFVGDGGDQDSRETLFPSRTAVYLDNDLLGTERTNAQENFDTAHPLYRLIGELSRIRTNSVALRRGDSRLLAAEDAPGLLAFSRSTPNEEVIIAVNTSAQPITRNIAIAADISGLASMSGACPAAPVAPGTVRVTLPAFGHVICRAAR; translated from the coding sequence ATGACCGCGGCGCAGCCAGCCGCCGCGCCCACCGCCGACTTCCGCAGCCGCCTGCCTGAAGACGAGGTGATCTACTTCCTCCTCCCGGACCGGTTCGACAATGGCGACCCGAGGAACGATCGCGGCGGGCTCAAGGGCGGGGCCTTGCAGACCGGGTTCGATCCCACCCACAAGGGCTTCTACCACGGCGGCGACCTCAAGGGGCTCGTTCGCCGGCTCGACTATCTGCAGGGCATGGGCGTCACCGCCATCTGGTTCGCGCCGATATTCAAGAACAAGCCGGTGCAAGGACCCAAGGGCGGGGAGAGCGCCGGCTATCACGGCTATTGGGTAACCGACTTCACCCGTGTCGATCCGCATTTCGGCGAGAATGGCGACTTCAAGGCCTTCGTCGATGCGGCGCATGCGCGGGGCATGAAGGTCTACATGGACATCATCACCAATCACACGGCGGACGTCATCAAGTTCGCCGAGTGCGAGGCGATGAACGCCTGCCCGTATCGCTCGATTGCCGACTATCCCTATCAGCGTCGCGGCGGGCTAAACGGTGCGCCGATCAACCCGGGCTTCATGGGCGAGACGGTGCGGACGGCGGAGAATTTCGCCCGACTGACCGACCCCAATTACGCCTACACGCTGAACACCGACTCCAGAGAGAAGAACGTCAAGGTCCCGGCCTGGCTCAACGATCCCCTGCTCTACCACAATCGCGGGGATACGGTGTTCCGGGGCGAGTCCAACGCGATGGGCGATTTTGTGGGCCTCGACGATCTGATGACCGAGCATCCGAAGGTCGTCGCCGGCATGATCGACGTCTACGGCAGCTGGATCGACCGGTTCGGGATCGACGGCTTCCGCATCGACACGGCGCGGCACGTGAACCCGGAATTCTGGCAGCAGTTCGTGCCGGCGATGCTTGCCCGGGCCAAGGCGCGCGGCATTCCGAACTTCCACATCTTCGGCGAGGTCGCGAACGACGATTTCTCGCCCGGTTTCCTCGCCAAGCATACGGTCGAGGACAAGCTTCCGACGGTGCTCGACTTCGCCTTCAAGCAGGCGGCGCTGCGCAGCCTGGCGAGCGGACAGCCGACCGAGATCTGGCGCGAATTCCTGAACCAGGACGTGCTCTATGCCGGCGGCAAGGCGACCGCGAAGCAGCTGCCGACCTTCCTCGGCAACCACGACCAGGGCCGCTTCGCTTATTATGTGCGCGAGGGGAACAAGGCGGCGAGCCCGGACGAACTGCTGGCGCGCGTGAAGCTCGGCCATGTGCTGATGTTCACCTGGCGCGGCGTTCCGACGGTCTACTACGGCGACGAGCAGGGCTTCGTCGGCGACGGCGGCGACCAGGATTCGCGCGAGACCCTCTTCCCATCCAGGACCGCCGTCTATCTCGACAACGACCTGCTCGGCACCGAGCGGACCAATGCGCAGGAGAATTTCGACACCGCGCACCCGCTGTATCGGCTGATCGGGGAGCTTTCCCGGATCCGCACGAACAGCGTGGCGCTGCGCCGCGGCGACAGCCGTCTGCTCGCCGCCGAGGATGCGCCCGGCCTGCTCGCCTTCAGCCGCTCCACCCCGAACGAGGAAGTGATCATCGCCGTCAACACCTCGGCCCAGCCGATCACCCGCAACATCGCCATCGCCGCCGACATCAGCGGCCTTGCCTCGATGTCGGGCGCCTGCCCCGCCGCCCCGGTCGCCCCGGGAACTGTCCGCGTCACCTTGCCTGCGTTCGGTCATGTCATCTGCCGCGCCGCACGCTGA